GATCGGTATTTCCGAGGTGCAGTCGGGGCAGGCTTTGGTGGTCGGGTCCTTGGGCGGTTCCCGGCGTGCCCGGGCGATCAGGGCGTTGACCGGGGTCACGATCAGGAAGTACACGATCGCCGCGGTCAACAGAAACTGCAACACCACGTTGATGAAGGCACCGTACTTGAAATCGTTGCCGTTGAGGGTGAAGTGCAGTTGCGAGAAGTCCGGCAGACCGCCCACCGCCCCGATCAGCGGGGTTACGAAACCGTCTACCAAGCCCTTGATGACGTTGTTGAACGCCGCGCCGATCACCACGCCGACCGCGAGGTCCACGACGTTGCCGCGCAGCAGGAACTTCTTGAATCCCTCGAGGGTGCTCACCGGGTCATTTTACCGTGCTCGCCCGGATGGATCCGGGCCACAGAAGCGCTTGAAAAACACAGCGCGGTTTACCCGCGCGCCCGGGAGCGTTTGGGGGGGCTGTAGCGCGCATCGTAGCGCGCGATCACGCCCGGAAGGACAAAGAACGGTGCGGCGACCATGAGCCAGAACACCCAGTCCGGGTAGCTGAGCCCGACGCGGGGCAGCACCTGGTTGAGGGTGGCGATCACCAAGAAGGCGGTGGAGTTGAGCATCCAGCCGTAGTGCGTCTTGAGCCACGCGCGGCCCAGGCGACGTTTGAACCAGATGGCGGTCATCGCAATCACGACGCAGGCCATGCCCAGGGCGTTGAGCACCTCGAACGAGCTGATGTCCGGATCGGCGGCGCCCAGGATGAATCCGGCCACGGTCAGG
The nucleotide sequence above comes from Deinobacterium chartae. Encoded proteins:
- the mscL gene encoding large conductance mechanosensitive channel protein MscL, with the translated sequence MSTLEGFKKFLLRGNVVDLAVGVVIGAAFNNVIKGLVDGFVTPLIGAVGGLPDFSQLHFTLNGNDFKYGAFINVVLQFLLTAAIVYFLIVTPVNALIARARREPPKDPTTKACPDCTSEIPIKARRCPNCTSWQPEADVSAQTAGQA
- a CDS encoding DUF2306 domain-containing protein, with amino-acid sequence MHLVLLLLHVGGAVAALVAAASALRAQPGSLTHRRAGRVYVISWVILTVAGFILGAADPDISSFEVLNALGMACVVIAMTAIWFKRRLGRAWLKTHYGWMLNSTAFLVIATLNQVLPRVGLSYPDWVFWLMVAAPFFVLPGVIARYDARYSPPKRSRARG